From one Microbulbifer sp. A4B17 genomic stretch:
- a CDS encoding APC family permease, with translation MDYAKGGKTHVSLISATLLSATCMIGSGWLFSAQLTANYAGNWAFAAWILAALLVLMVGLCLARVVAYYPVRGALAQSSALSHNSIFGMPFAFANWFGTLMVVATEAQATTQYLSSAIGSTVLIDDHTLTLWGKVLALSILAVYLIINFYGIQLLAKINNVITILKIFTPTFAITVLLIVVFSGDSGTSNFSVDSNQEFGFGSAFSAIIGAGLIYSFNGFQISVAFASEVRNPKRNIPLAVTFSIAIMTLVYLALQYAFMAAVPNELLVKNGGWQGINFDSPLLDLATILGLHFLGMVLLADSVISPSASGFTYLGASSRILFAMASVGQMPRWLAVLDPIHNLSRRSILTNWIIAAIVLANADSWAALMVIVTGYHIVGYMAAPISMGALEPDSRYFGVVVFVLLGVLMITITPSSLLLVCASLTFLICIYATLHISSIGLKKLAVLVLPFIVYLWLLYFVPYTWLIMVLSAVFYLLISSRWFVRFCKIYNEG, from the coding sequence ATGGATTACGCCAAGGGCGGCAAAACACATGTTTCCCTGATTAGTGCAACACTGCTTAGTGCGACCTGTATGATTGGGTCGGGCTGGCTGTTCAGCGCCCAGTTAACGGCAAATTATGCGGGGAACTGGGCTTTTGCCGCCTGGATACTTGCAGCTCTTTTAGTCTTGATGGTAGGTTTGTGCCTTGCTCGGGTGGTGGCTTATTACCCTGTTCGCGGAGCTTTGGCCCAATCCAGCGCTCTTTCCCACAATAGTATCTTCGGCATGCCTTTCGCTTTTGCCAATTGGTTTGGCACTTTGATGGTGGTCGCAACAGAAGCGCAAGCTACTACCCAATATCTCTCATCAGCGATTGGATCTACCGTATTAATCGATGATCATACGCTAACACTATGGGGAAAAGTACTGGCCCTAAGCATTTTGGCTGTCTATCTGATTATCAACTTTTATGGGATTCAACTGTTAGCAAAAATAAATAACGTTATTACTATATTAAAAATTTTCACACCGACATTTGCTATAACGGTGTTACTTATTGTAGTTTTTAGTGGTGATAGCGGTACATCTAATTTTTCGGTTGACTCGAATCAGGAGTTTGGGTTTGGCAGCGCTTTCTCCGCTATCATAGGTGCGGGGCTAATTTATTCGTTCAATGGTTTTCAGATTAGTGTTGCCTTTGCCAGCGAAGTGAGGAATCCAAAGCGTAACATTCCTCTGGCAGTTACTTTTTCGATAGCTATTATGACGCTGGTCTATCTGGCGCTGCAGTATGCTTTTATGGCAGCAGTCCCCAATGAACTGTTGGTAAAAAATGGCGGCTGGCAGGGAATAAACTTTGACTCCCCTCTGTTGGACCTCGCTACTATCCTGGGTCTTCATTTCCTTGGAATGGTCTTACTCGCTGATAGTGTCATTAGTCCTTCGGCATCCGGTTTTACGTACTTGGGGGCTTCGTCGAGGATATTATTTGCGATGGCATCCGTTGGACAGATGCCGCGCTGGTTAGCAGTTTTGGACCCAATTCATAATTTGTCCAGGCGATCCATTCTCACTAATTGGATTATTGCAGCGATTGTTCTTGCTAATGCTGATAGCTGGGCTGCCCTTATGGTAATTGTTACCGGTTATCACATTGTTGGCTATATGGCTGCCCCAATCAGTATGGGGGCCCTTGAACCGGACTCTCGTTACTTTGGCGTAGTAGTTTTTGTCCTGCTGGGCGTCTTAATGATCACTATTACACCATCCTCACTGCTTCTGGTTTGCGCATCTCTCACTTTTTTAATTTGTATATATGCAACTTTACATATCTCCAGTATCGGCCTGAAAAAGCTGGCTGTACTAGTATTGCCATTTATTGTCTATTTGTGGCTTTTATATTTTGTTCCTTATACATGGTTAATTATGGTTTTATCTGCTGTATTTTATTTGTTGATATCATCTCGCTGGTTTGTGAGATTTTGTAAAATTTATAATGAAGGGTAA
- a CDS encoding serine hydrolase, protein MAIAMITCHSVFAKEAKHASVLQVMEDVKEEYGLPSLSVAVGIKNEVVFSEANGLADIGQNRPANSHTQYSIGSLAKPMTGLAIARLVDSGKVTIQAPVSTYVEKAEYTALFSVAELAAHIAGVPHDTPERDLAEFTNVRDHKSPLDAFYVFDTHSLLFESGTEYHYSSNGYILLSAVVKKASGHAYVEYLRSDLWDKLDMSATELDTSAAGKENEASYFTTRNDNGLYMRSTTKRDRSFLFGGGGFISTPTDLVKMARSTYGIGYLQVSHSI, encoded by the coding sequence GTGGCTATTGCTATGATCACTTGCCACAGTGTTTTTGCTAAAGAGGCTAAACATGCCTCAGTTTTACAAGTAATGGAGGATGTTAAAGAGGAGTATGGTCTGCCATCTTTATCGGTTGCAGTAGGGATCAAGAATGAAGTGGTCTTTTCTGAAGCCAACGGTTTGGCAGATATCGGTCAAAATAGACCGGCAAATAGCCACACACAATACTCGATTGGCAGTCTGGCTAAACCCATGACAGGCCTGGCTATTGCCAGGTTGGTTGATTCGGGAAAAGTGACAATACAAGCTCCTGTAAGTACCTATGTCGAGAAAGCTGAATACACTGCTTTATTTAGTGTGGCTGAACTCGCTGCACATATTGCTGGGGTCCCACATGATACACCAGAGAGAGACCTTGCGGAGTTTACTAATGTAAGAGATCACAAAAGCCCACTTGATGCATTCTACGTATTTGATACTCATTCCTTGTTGTTTGAATCTGGGACTGAGTATCACTATTCATCAAATGGATATATCTTGTTATCTGCCGTTGTTAAGAAAGCTTCTGGGCACGCATATGTAGAGTATTTGCGCTCCGATCTCTGGGATAAATTAGATATGTCAGCGACGGAGTTAGATACCTCGGCTGCAGGAAAAGAGAATGAGGCAAGCTACTTTACAACAAGGAATGATAACGGTCTGTATATGAGATCTACAACCAAGCGAGATAGAAGCTTCCTGTTTGGTGGAGGTGGCTTTATCTCAACTCCTACTGATTTGGTGAAAATGGCTCGATCTACTTATGGTATTGGATACCTTCAGGTAAGTCACTCAATTTGA